CACCCTCGTCTTAACCAGCTTAGGGTTTTATATGTGGCCCCATTTCTCGGCCAACAGCTTCAGCGCCAAGAACCCCGACGTTCTGCGGCACAACGCCGTATACCTGCCGCTATATCAGTATTGTCTTATTTTCCCCATGCTGATTGGGTTTACTGCCCTGCTGGTGATTACGCCGCCACTAAAAACGCCGGATATGGCCTTTATGACCATTGTTCAAAAAGTATTCCCCGGGTGGGCTTTAGGCCTCGTTGGCGGCGCCGGCGCCCTGGCCTGCATGATTCCCGCGGCCGACCTGCTACTATCTACGTCCATGCTATTTACCCGCAATATTTACGGTAAAACCATCGGCAAAGACACAAGCCCGGAAAAAATGGGCCGCTTAGCCCGGATAGTTGTTCTTATCCTTACGGCCATAGCTTTGTACCTGGCGATCTACAAGCCTAATATGCTGGTCAATCTCCTGCTCACCGGCTACTCAGGCGTAACCCAGTTCTTCCCCATGATTGTCCTGGGACTGTTCTGGAAAAAAGCGACCAAGATCGGGGCATATGCCGGCCTTATTGTCGGCGAAGTTATTGTCTTCTCGTTAATTCTCAACAAAATGGACCCCTTCGCCATTGCCGGACTTAACCTTAATGCCGGGTTTGTGGCCCTGGTGGTTAACATGATTGTCTTTGTCAGCGTCAGCTTGCTTACCTACAAGTCTACGGCTGATGAAAACCAGACGACACAAACGGTAAAAGCATAAAACAAAATTAAGCAGGCCTTGGCTCCAGCGGTCCGGCCGTCGTAGCCCAAGGCCTGCTTTTTTATGTCCGCTCTGACAATCGTTAAGGCTGCCGTCACCAACAACAGCAGTCTTGCCACCCCGCCGGGCCAACGACCCGATTGCGGCCAGCCTGCTTCGCCTGATACAGCCGGCTGTCCGCCAGCCGCACCAAGTCCTCGCCGCTAGTGGCGTCGCCGGGATAAACCGCCACACCGGCCGACAACGACAGCGGGCCTACTATTTTTTCGCGATAAATAATCGCCAGCCCGGCAAACCCTTGTCTGAGTTGTTCGGCCCGACGGCAGACCGCCTCGGCCAACGTGTTGGGCAAAATGACGGCAAATTCTTCGCCGCCAAACCGGCAAGCAATATCGCCTTTCCTGACGCTTTCGGCAATAAACCGGCCGAGCCGCTTCAGGACGACGTCGCCTGCCTCATGACCATAGCTGTCGTTGACACGCTTGAAAAAATCAATATCCAGCATAATAACGCCGATCGTTCCCCCGGTCCGCTCCGTCTGCGCCAGCTCCATCGCCAACACTTCCTCCATATAGCGCCGGTTGTACAGTCCGGTAAGCGGGTCACGAATCGCCTGCTCGTACAATTTTTCTTTTAGCCGCAAATTAGCCAGCGCCAAAGCCAAGTGGTCAGCCACCGTAACGGCAAAGTTGCTGTCGTCTTCCGGCCAGACCGGCGCGCTGCCGCTAGCCGAGCGCGCCACCAGGTTGATGACGCCGGTCTTTTCGCCATTTGCTATCAGCGGGATGCACCAGGAACTGTCGCCGCGGCTGGCCAATAACAGCGCACAGTCCCGGCCCCAACGGCAATAGTCAATCCG
The sequence above is drawn from the Thermosinus carboxydivorans Nor1 genome and encodes:
- a CDS encoding sodium:solute symporter family protein translates to MSNELLALVVIFTFVIGATIVGMIPGMKQKMNLEEWAVGGRNFGRWLNWFILAGEIYTAFAFLGASGWAYARGGPTFYILGYGALAYLVGYYLLPAIQPLGRKYGLMTQPDLVEHLYKSRPLGILTACIGVAFLLPYLQLQLTGLGLIIETCSYGQITRVPAMLIAFTMVATFVYVSGLRGVAATAVIKDVVMMVAVVFFGLYLPIHYFGSVGGMFEALDAAKPGFLALPGGTKNLDVSWVMSTLVLTSLGFYMWPHFSANSFSAKNPDVLRHNAVYLPLYQYCLIFPMLIGFTALLVITPPLKTPDMAFMTIVQKVFPGWALGLVGGAGALACMIPAADLLLSTSMLFTRNIYGKTIGKDTSPEKMGRLARIVVLILTAIALYLAIYKPNMLVNLLLTGYSGVTQFFPMIVLGLFWKKATKIGAYAGLIVGEVIVFSLILNKMDPFAIAGLNLNAGFVALVVNMIVFVSVSLLTYKSTADENQTTQTVKA